The sequence CATCGAAGCTAAAGTTGTGATTCCACTGTTCAATTCTAGCATGAAGAGAACGACTATAGCGTCTAAAACTAACGGAGAATAGGTAATCTTCCTGTGCTGAGTCTCGAAGTAAAAAGGTGCCCTCTGGCTTTCCTTCCAGCAGAGCTTCAGCCGCGTATTTGTCCATAACGCCCCAGTAGCACGGGTTGTTACTGATCTGAAGGAGGTCTGGTACAAGGCAGTGAACGTAATCCAGCTGGGTGTGCTGCTTGGGAGGTGCCTCCAGCTGCAGGATTTCCTCATCCACTTCCCACCTgggcttgtttctttttctggagCTTGTGCACAGTGTTATGATCTCATCCTCTGAGTCCATATCACTATCTTCTATGCTGTCATTTGTGACCAAGTTCATCAAAGAGCCAGTTATGTGACCATCTCTACACGAAGCACTGTTGGTAGTTATGACACAAGGCTGAACACTGGTATGTGAGAAACAGGGTATGTCTTCTTCCATGTTTCTTCGTTTTAGCTGAGCATCCCTCAGTTTACTCCCAGGTAAGTCTGTGCTCACCCATTCATCTGATTTTGGACTTACAGGACCAGTATGTCGTTTAATAAAATGCCACCTAAAGGCtaaatctgatggaggtgggaaCGGGCACTTGTCTAGCATGAGCTCACCGAtatgaattttccttttagacGGAAGCCCTGTAGTGTGCCGACCGCTACAGTTCTTTATTGGAAAACACTGCCCCACAGCATCCTGCAGCTTCTGTTTAAGGGACCGGCCTAAAAATCTATGCCCACAGGAATTGTCTAAGTCCAAGTCAGTGGGCGAGCAGCTGTCCCTTTCTTGGCTCCTTCGAGGAGCTCTGGCTTTCTCTTCAGGATCTACGGTCTCCCACTCAGAACAGCTCTCCGTCTTCCCGGACCAGGACAGCTTCCTTCCACTCCACAC is a genomic window of Chionomys nivalis chromosome 12, mChiNiv1.1, whole genome shotgun sequence containing:
- the Socs4 gene encoding suppressor of cytokine signaling 4, with the protein product MAENNSKNVDVRPKTGRSRSADRKDGYVWSGRKLSWSGKTESCSEWETVDPEEKARAPRRSQERDSCSPTDLDLDNSCGHRFLGRSLKQKLQDAVGQCFPIKNCSGRHTTGLPSKRKIHIGELMLDKCPFPPPSDLAFRWHFIKRHTGPVSPKSDEWVSTDLPGSKLRDAQLKRRNMEEDIPCFSHTSVQPCVITTNSASCRDGHITGSLMNLVTNDSIEDSDMDSEDEIITLCTSSRKRNKPRWEVDEEILQLEAPPKQHTQLDYVHCLVPDLLQISNNPCYWGVMDKYAAEALLEGKPEGTFLLRDSAQEDYLFSVSFRRYSRSLHARIEQWNHNFSFDAHDPCVFHAPDITGLLEHYKDPSACMFFEPLLSTPLIRTFPFSLQHICRTVICNCTTYHGIDALPIPSPMKLYLKEYHYKSKVRLLRIGVPEQQ